One stretch of Balneola sp. MJW-20 DNA includes these proteins:
- a CDS encoding MerR family transcriptional regulator: MKKLYYSMGEVSKLTGLAPHVLRTWEKTYSELSPKKNSAGNRAYKEEELELIFRIKELLMDKKFSTEGVKKALKGELPENEDTLSPEAIKDLTEIRVFLNELLERI; this comes from the coding sequence AAAATTGTATTACTCAATGGGTGAGGTTAGTAAACTCACGGGACTGGCACCCCATGTGTTAAGGACCTGGGAAAAAACCTATTCTGAATTAAGTCCCAAGAAGAACAGCGCCGGAAACCGGGCCTATAAGGAGGAAGAACTGGAGCTTATCTTTCGTATTAAAGAGCTGTTGATGGATAAAAAATTCAGCACAGAGGGAGTAAAAAAAGCTTTGAAGGGTGAATTGCCCGAAAATGAGGATACCCTGAGTCCGGAGGCAATTAAAGACCTGACGGAGATTCGCGTATTTTTAAATGAGTTGCTGGAAAGGATCTGA